The Armatimonadota bacterium genome includes a region encoding these proteins:
- a CDS encoding serpin family protein yields MKALALIAAMATMAGCGTPAPSPNPPNRTKQPDKPLTDRAMELAHHQNRFGWRVATALTAEAPGENFFMSPSSIAEAFGMATLGASGKTLAEMSPLVFPQDGPMAVKELGASRNRTIKDLQLLSANSIWIRDGLQVLESYLQSTKKEYGAEIRYLDFGDPNAPNVINAWIAQATKNKIEKMIESIPDAMGLYLINAVYFKAAWQDKFDSVATRPMPFTKLDGKTTEAQMMSRSSRLPYFENERLQMVQIPYADGSVVAVFVLPKGDRDPRSLISAFAKEEDDLYARMRPNQGRVRIPRHKIEYEANLIEAMKSLGIKQAFVAGEADFSRIRSQKDLFIMEARHKAVIETNEEGSEAAAVTEIGIGVTSAPVGQPFDFLADRPFLFVIRDLKSGSNLFVGIVYAP; encoded by the coding sequence ATGAAGGCTTTGGCATTGATCGCGGCGATGGCAACAATGGCTGGTTGCGGGACGCCCGCGCCATCCCCAAACCCGCCCAACCGTACCAAACAGCCCGATAAGCCGCTCACGGACCGCGCCATGGAACTTGCACATCACCAAAATCGATTTGGATGGCGCGTAGCAACCGCGCTAACCGCTGAAGCGCCGGGCGAGAACTTCTTCATGTCGCCCTCTTCGATCGCAGAGGCTTTCGGGATGGCCACCCTTGGAGCGTCCGGCAAAACGCTTGCCGAGATGTCGCCGTTGGTCTTTCCGCAAGACGGGCCGATGGCGGTCAAGGAACTCGGCGCTAGTCGAAACCGCACGATCAAGGACCTTCAACTGTTGAGCGCAAACTCGATCTGGATCCGCGACGGTTTGCAAGTCTTGGAGAGCTACCTACAAAGCACGAAAAAAGAGTACGGCGCTGAAATTCGATACCTGGACTTTGGCGATCCCAATGCGCCCAATGTGATCAACGCTTGGATCGCGCAAGCCACCAAGAACAAGATCGAGAAGATGATTGAAAGCATCCCGGACGCGATGGGGCTTTATCTGATCAACGCCGTTTATTTCAAAGCTGCATGGCAGGATAAGTTCGACTCGGTCGCCACGCGCCCCATGCCCTTTACCAAGTTAGATGGCAAGACGACTGAAGCGCAGATGATGAGCCGGTCGAGCCGATTGCCCTACTTTGAGAACGAGCGGCTTCAGATGGTGCAGATCCCTTACGCGGATGGTTCGGTCGTTGCCGTCTTTGTGCTGCCCAAAGGCGATCGGGACCCTCGGTCGCTAATTTCTGCTTTTGCCAAGGAAGAGGACGATCTTTACGCCCGAATGCGCCCGAATCAAGGCCGCGTCCGCATTCCGCGCCACAAGATCGAGTACGAAGCGAACTTGATCGAGGCCATGAAATCGCTGGGCATAAAGCAGGCCTTCGTCGCAGGCGAAGCCGACTTCAGCCGTATTCGATCTCAGAAAGACCTCTTCATCATGGAAGCGCGGCATAAGGCGGTGATAGAGACGAACGAGGAAGGATCGGAAGCCGCCGCCGTAACCGAGATCGGCATCGGGGTTACCAGCGCGCCGGTCGGTCAGCCGTTCGATTTCTTGGCCGATCGACCCTTCCTGTTCGTCATCCGCGATCTCAAGTCAGGCAGCAACCTTTTTGTCGGCATTGTTTACGCGCCTTGA
- the fliD gene encoding flagellar filament capping protein FliD, with translation MAIGGSFSGINFAGLASGLDTETIIQRLMQIQSRPIARLRQRQGQIQAKMSAFEQFKAGLQALQTAGSALGSTSGFNVMKAVSSDTAVATVTASTDALAGIYELAVSKLAQAQKVITESHASSSTALGLAGSFLINGKQIDVVESDTLAAVASKINQANAGVNASIINGSSTETFLVVSSKETGAANTLRISDLGNGNVLNGLKIQNTTVSIKHAVANGAQSDRFTAADQTIKSLLGITGSPSGTVQINGTNIAIDFATDTLTSLATKINEAGITGVSASVVTETDGGTTYYRLKITGASTPTFTDAQNLLKNVGILQNGFRNQLVAAQDAEFTLDGISFKRSKNSITDVIQGTTVTLLAADATTPKRSTLTFERDTGSIKKNITDFVGAFNQVADFLKAVATYDKETQRTGILFGDSTVQSVHDGLIRRFIEPVQGLSGTLTSLAQIGITLDNQGKLVSNDTALDAALNGDIAQIGQLFYANGRSDSALLSFISSTHKTRPSTTDGYLVNITQAATRAVAAADEAQTQASTEIERLTFSGAMFGDTPYTIALSAGNTIDDTINQINSDAKLKNLITASKDGDGKLVLTAKEYGSRRNFEVVSDLAAAPNTTGLGMDTVGAEGLDVAGSINGIVGEGDGQFLVVRQSNTDVEGMQIRFTGATTGEIGRVFFSRGSADAIRTYITNLTDSISGDLTTNNTFLTEQVDSIERQITQLQEQVDRKAIELRKQFSRLEGLMSQFQSQSQRLAAMLGQAQR, from the coding sequence ATGGCGATTGGCGGAAGCTTCTCAGGGATAAACTTTGCGGGTTTGGCCTCGGGCCTGGATACAGAGACGATCATCCAGCGCCTGATGCAGATCCAGTCGCGCCCAATTGCGCGCCTGCGTCAGCGACAGGGCCAAATTCAGGCCAAAATGTCCGCCTTCGAACAGTTTAAGGCAGGACTCCAGGCGCTTCAGACCGCGGGCAGCGCGCTCGGTTCGACTTCCGGCTTCAATGTGATGAAGGCCGTTTCGTCCGACACGGCAGTGGCCACTGTAACCGCGTCCACCGATGCCTTGGCCGGCATTTACGAGTTGGCCGTAAGCAAGCTGGCCCAGGCTCAAAAAGTTATCACCGAATCGCATGCTTCCAGTTCGACCGCGCTAGGGTTGGCAGGCAGTTTTTTGATCAATGGCAAACAGATCGACGTCGTCGAAAGCGATACGTTGGCCGCAGTCGCCAGCAAGATCAACCAGGCGAACGCCGGAGTGAACGCTTCGATCATCAACGGCTCCTCGACCGAGACTTTCCTCGTCGTCTCCAGCAAGGAGACCGGTGCAGCCAACACTCTCAGAATCTCCGATCTGGGCAACGGCAATGTGCTGAACGGGCTAAAAATCCAAAACACGACGGTCTCGATCAAACATGCCGTTGCCAACGGCGCCCAGTCCGACCGCTTTACGGCTGCCGACCAAACGATCAAGAGCCTTTTAGGAATCACGGGCAGCCCCAGCGGCACAGTTCAGATCAACGGTACAAATATCGCAATCGACTTCGCGACCGATACCCTAACCTCACTGGCCACCAAGATCAACGAAGCAGGCATTACTGGCGTCAGCGCCTCCGTCGTTACCGAAACCGATGGCGGAACGACCTACTACCGTCTCAAGATTACCGGCGCATCGACGCCGACGTTCACCGACGCCCAAAACCTGCTTAAGAACGTCGGCATCCTGCAAAACGGCTTTCGCAATCAGTTGGTTGCCGCGCAGGACGCCGAGTTTACGCTGGACGGCATCTCGTTCAAGCGGTCGAAGAACTCGATAACGGACGTCATTCAGGGCACGACGGTAACGCTGCTCGCAGCCGATGCGACCACGCCTAAGCGATCGACTCTGACGTTCGAGCGAGATACCGGTTCGATCAAGAAAAACATCACCGATTTTGTCGGCGCGTTCAACCAGGTAGCCGATTTTCTGAAGGCTGTGGCGACTTATGACAAAGAGACCCAGCGTACGGGAATCCTGTTTGGCGATTCGACCGTCCAGTCTGTTCACGACGGCCTTATCCGACGATTTATCGAACCGGTGCAGGGCCTGTCGGGCACGCTGACATCGCTCGCCCAGATCGGTATCACGCTGGACAATCAGGGCAAACTGGTCAGCAACGACACGGCCTTGGACGCTGCTCTGAACGGCGACATCGCCCAAATCGGCCAACTGTTCTATGCCAACGGCCGCTCCGACAGTGCGTTGCTCTCTTTCATATCGTCCACCCACAAGACGCGGCCCTCCACGACGGATGGTTATCTGGTCAACATTACGCAGGCGGCGACGAGGGCGGTTGCCGCTGCCGATGAAGCCCAAACCCAAGCCTCTACCGAGATCGAGCGATTGACGTTTAGCGGCGCGATGTTTGGCGATACGCCCTATACGATCGCGTTGAGCGCCGGGAATACCATTGACGATACGATCAATCAGATCAACAGCGATGCAAAGCTCAAGAACCTGATAACGGCCAGCAAAGATGGCGATGGAAAGCTTGTGTTGACAGCCAAAGAATATGGTTCAAGGCGCAATTTCGAGGTCGTTTCCGACTTGGCCGCCGCTCCTAACACAACGGGATTGGGCATGGACACAGTCGGCGCAGAAGGGCTGGACGTGGCCGGATCGATCAATGGAATTGTGGGCGAGGGCGACGGTCAGTTCTTGGTCGTTCGACAATCGAACACCGATGTAGAAGGCATGCAGATTCGATTTACCGGAGCCACGACCGGCGAGATCGGTCGAGTTTTCTTTTCCAGAGGCTCTGCCGACGCGATTCGCACCTACATCACCAACCTGACCGATTCCATATCGGGCGACCTTACGACCAACAATACATTCTTGACAGAACAAGTCGATTCGATCGAGCGCCAGATAACGCAATTACAGGAACAAGTGGATCGAAAGGCGATCGAACTGAGGAAGCAGTTTTCGCGGCTTGAGGGGCTAATGAGCCAGTTCCAGTCGCAAAGCCAGCGGCTGGCAGCGATGCTCGGCCAAGCCCAGAGATGA
- a CDS encoding MarR family transcriptional regulator, which produces MPVDSPAQLRLKMALSDELLARAERAAAIFIRAIYHTMGERALETLSHTDITYSQLQALRFLGSHASATVGDLAEGLHISYPSATNMINRLEKKGYVGREEMPEDRRQVGLRLTDSGAELLAKLDQDRRKQFATILARMDDADRESFLHGLNVFIEAGIQGGLLPADRLCLHCGSDSDPCCPIALTQPDEFCR; this is translated from the coding sequence ATGCCCGTCGATTCGCCCGCCCAGTTGCGCCTGAAAATGGCGTTGTCCGACGAACTGCTCGCCCGAGCGGAGCGGGCGGCCGCCATCTTTATCCGCGCCATCTACCACACCATGGGCGAGCGAGCGCTCGAGACCCTCTCGCATACCGACATTACTTACTCTCAGCTTCAGGCGCTGCGATTCCTCGGTAGTCATGCCAGCGCCACGGTGGGCGACTTGGCGGAAGGGTTGCACATCAGCTACCCATCGGCGACCAACATGATCAACCGCCTGGAGAAAAAAGGCTATGTGGGGCGCGAGGAGATGCCCGAAGACCGCCGCCAAGTAGGACTCCGGCTCACGGATTCCGGCGCCGAACTCCTGGCCAAACTAGACCAGGACCGGCGCAAGCAATTCGCGACAATCTTGGCCAGGATGGACGACGCCGACCGCGAATCGTTTTTGCACGGGCTGAACGTCTTTATCGAGGCGGGCATCCAGGGCGGGCTGTTGCCGGCCGACCGGCTCTGCCTGCATTGCGGATCGGACAGCGACCCCTGTTGTCCCATCGCCCTGACACAGCCGGACGAGTTTTGCCGATAA
- a CDS encoding UvrD-helicase domain-containing protein: protein MDYLNSLNEQQRAAVEHGDGPLLVFAGAGSGKTRVITYRIACLIRERNVPPWNILAVTFTNKAAAEMRHRLEALLGAEVEGLWVGTFHATCARILRESGAAIGIPGNFVVYDDGEQVDLVKKALRQLNIDEKAHPPRPLLYAISAQKEKLVGPEQFAKRASGYYEELLSQVYARYSRLLKESNALDFDDLLCAAIQLLEESPEALARYQNKFQHVLVDEYQDANYVQYKLVHLLTEKSRNLCVVGDDDQSIYSFRGARVELILEFERDHPDAKVIKLEQNYRSTQRILDAAHSIVRKNTSRAAKKLWTDRQGGAPVTLTQADDDATEARMVAEYIRRKQQEGERTAKEFAVLYRTNAQSRQFEETFLRYRIPHRVVGALRFYERKVVKDLMAYLRLIVNPDDTLALVRCLANPPKGIGDTSVQKLDAYSREREISLWQAACSREGQMLLTGKPASALRTFIEKIKNLQAEAERSPVSRVLRQAIVSTGYEAWLDADDSQEGEDRKENARELENVAAQFEEQSNDKSTLAFVQQTALASDLDSVDDEAGQALLMTLHTAKGLEFPVVFIAGLEEGLTPHMRSELPHEIEEERRLVYVGMTRAREELHLLTANSRRFNGVPRWSRPSRFLRDLPPGGTTTLLNLMFGQYVPDRSPEPTERPQPAKVVADVGLYPPSSVAVHPKYGEGIVTKCEPSADGDLYVTLVFPGEIGIKTVLASVAKLEPLSGSSR from the coding sequence ATGGATTACCTGAACAGCCTCAACGAGCAGCAACGAGCGGCGGTCGAGCACGGCGACGGGCCGTTGCTCGTCTTTGCGGGCGCCGGCAGCGGAAAAACCCGCGTCATCACCTATCGCATCGCCTGTCTCATTCGCGAGCGCAACGTACCGCCCTGGAACATCCTTGCCGTTACCTTTACCAACAAAGCCGCTGCCGAAATGCGACACCGGCTCGAAGCGCTGCTGGGCGCGGAGGTCGAAGGACTCTGGGTCGGCACCTTTCACGCCACCTGCGCACGAATACTGCGCGAATCGGGCGCGGCCATCGGCATACCGGGCAACTTCGTCGTTTACGATGACGGAGAGCAGGTCGATCTGGTCAAAAAGGCGCTGCGACAGCTGAACATCGACGAGAAAGCCCACCCGCCGCGACCGCTTCTCTACGCCATCAGCGCCCAAAAGGAGAAATTGGTCGGCCCGGAGCAGTTCGCCAAGCGCGCATCCGGTTATTATGAAGAACTCCTCTCCCAAGTCTATGCCCGCTATTCGCGGTTGCTCAAAGAATCGAACGCGCTCGACTTTGACGACCTGCTCTGCGCGGCCATCCAACTCTTGGAGGAAAGCCCCGAAGCGCTGGCGCGATACCAAAACAAGTTTCAGCACGTCCTGGTCGACGAATACCAAGACGCGAACTACGTGCAGTACAAACTGGTGCACTTGTTGACCGAGAAGAGCCGAAACCTCTGCGTCGTAGGCGACGACGACCAAAGCATCTATAGCTTCCGCGGGGCGCGAGTAGAACTGATCCTTGAGTTCGAAAGGGACCACCCAGACGCCAAAGTGATCAAGCTCGAGCAGAACTATCGATCGACCCAACGCATTTTGGACGCCGCCCACAGCATCGTCCGCAAAAACACAAGTCGCGCCGCCAAGAAACTCTGGACCGACCGGCAAGGCGGCGCGCCCGTAACCCTCACCCAAGCGGACGACGACGCGACCGAAGCCCGCATGGTTGCCGAATACATCCGCCGGAAGCAGCAAGAAGGCGAGAGAACGGCTAAGGAGTTCGCCGTGCTCTATCGCACAAACGCGCAGAGCCGACAGTTCGAGGAGACCTTCCTGCGATACCGCATCCCGCACCGAGTGGTCGGGGCGCTCCGGTTCTATGAGCGCAAAGTCGTGAAAGACCTGATGGCCTATCTGCGCCTGATCGTCAACCCCGACGATACGCTGGCGTTGGTCCGATGCTTGGCCAACCCGCCCAAAGGCATTGGCGATACATCTGTTCAAAAGCTAGACGCCTACTCGAGAGAACGAGAGATCAGTCTTTGGCAGGCAGCCTGCAGCCGCGAAGGGCAAATGCTGCTGACGGGCAAACCCGCCAGCGCCCTTAGGACTTTCATCGAGAAGATCAAGAACCTTCAAGCCGAGGCGGAACGAAGCCCTGTCAGCCGCGTCTTGCGCCAAGCGATTGTCTCGACAGGCTACGAGGCCTGGCTGGATGCGGACGACAGCCAAGAAGGCGAAGATCGCAAAGAGAACGCGAGAGAGCTCGAAAACGTCGCCGCCCAATTCGAGGAGCAGTCGAACGACAAGTCGACGCTCGCCTTTGTCCAGCAGACCGCGCTGGCGTCCGATTTGGATTCGGTAGACGACGAAGCGGGGCAGGCGCTCTTGATGACGCTGCACACCGCCAAAGGACTGGAGTTCCCAGTAGTGTTCATCGCAGGATTGGAAGAAGGGCTGACGCCCCATATGCGAAGCGAACTCCCGCACGAAATCGAAGAAGAACGGCGGCTGGTCTATGTCGGAATGACCCGGGCGAGGGAAGAACTGCACCTGCTGACGGCCAATTCGAGACGCTTCAACGGCGTGCCGAGATGGTCTAGACCGTCCCGATTTCTGCGCGACCTGCCGCCTGGCGGCACAACGACCCTGCTGAACTTGATGTTCGGGCAATACGTGCCGGATCGATCGCCCGAGCCGACCGAACGACCCCAGCCCGCAAAAGTTGTGGCCGATGTCGGCCTTTACCCTCCCAGTTCGGTGGCCGTCCATCCCAAATATGGCGAGGGTATCGTCACCAAATGCGAGCCTTCGGCCGATGGCGATCTGTACGTAACGTTGGTCTTCCCAGGCGAGATAGGGATCAAGACGGTGCTGGCTTCGGTGGCGAAGTTGGAACCTTTGAGCGGCTCCAGCCGTTAA
- a CDS encoding hydantoinase B/oxoprolinase family protein translates to MSADAVGLYDEVFASIPEEMGAVLERSAYSPNIKERRDYSCAIFDARGRLIAQASHIPVHLGAMPLLARHLAGRFEWREGMGALTNDPYQAGTHLPDWTLFSPVFASGDLVGFVANRAHHADTGGKSPGSMAPSRELFEEGLVIPPTVLLEDWSPRQEILDWILANVRGRDERLGDLQAQIGSNRIGVRRFQNLVEHIGIAECDRRIDVLLDYSARLAEAVVNDLAPGVYSFEDFLDDDGAGRERIRIALTLTIHDGRLTFDFTASDDQAASLNATEAVTRSVCCYALRALMPAESPTNEGCWRPVEVALRPGSVVCAAYPAAVAGGNVETSQRLTDVVLGALAQAAPGRIPAASQGTMNNLLIGGWDPFRQRDYAYYETIGGGCGAGPGWNGASGIHCHMTNTRNTPAEALEAELPLVVEEYRLKRDSGGDGQCKGGDGVIKRIRFLAPARVTLFGDRRRSSPYGLAGGMNGSPGGQRLIRGNETIELPAKGEADVQTGDLLIIETPSGGGYGPKV, encoded by the coding sequence ATGAGCGCCGACGCGGTTGGGCTTTACGATGAGGTTTTTGCCTCGATCCCCGAGGAGATGGGCGCTGTGTTGGAGCGCAGCGCCTATTCGCCCAACATCAAAGAGCGGCGCGACTACTCCTGCGCGATTTTTGACGCCCGGGGCCGACTGATCGCCCAAGCGTCCCATATTCCGGTGCATCTGGGCGCTATGCCTCTGCTTGCAAGGCATTTGGCCGGTCGATTTGAATGGAGAGAGGGCATGGGCGCGCTGACAAACGATCCGTATCAGGCGGGCACGCACCTGCCCGATTGGACGCTCTTTTCGCCCGTGTTTGCTAGCGGCGACCTCGTGGGGTTTGTGGCCAATCGAGCGCACCATGCCGATACGGGCGGAAAATCGCCAGGGTCTATGGCGCCCTCGCGAGAATTGTTCGAAGAGGGGCTGGTGATCCCGCCGACCGTGCTGTTAGAAGATTGGTCGCCCCGTCAAGAGATATTGGATTGGATTCTGGCAAACGTCCGCGGTCGAGACGAGCGTTTAGGCGATCTTCAGGCACAGATCGGTTCCAATCGGATCGGGGTGCGGAGATTCCAAAACTTAGTCGAGCATATCGGTATTGCGGAGTGCGACCGGCGGATCGACGTTTTGCTCGATTACTCTGCGCGTCTGGCGGAAGCCGTCGTGAACGATCTTGCGCCGGGAGTCTATTCGTTCGAAGACTTCTTGGACGACGATGGCGCGGGAAGAGAGAGAATCCGCATCGCACTGACCCTGACGATTCATGACGGCCGGCTTACTTTTGACTTTACGGCCAGCGACGACCAGGCTGCATCGCTCAATGCGACCGAAGCGGTTACACGGTCGGTCTGTTGCTATGCCTTGCGAGCGCTGATGCCGGCCGAATCGCCCACGAACGAAGGCTGTTGGCGTCCGGTGGAGGTTGCACTGCGACCCGGCAGCGTCGTCTGCGCGGCCTATCCCGCAGCGGTCGCGGGCGGCAACGTCGAAACCTCGCAACGCTTGACCGACGTTGTGCTGGGGGCTTTGGCGCAGGCAGCGCCCGGGCGCATCCCGGCAGCCTCGCAAGGAACGATGAACAACTTGCTCATCGGCGGATGGGACCCGTTTAGACAACGCGACTACGCCTACTACGAGACGATCGGCGGAGGTTGCGGCGCGGGCCCTGGTTGGAATGGAGCTTCCGGCATCCATTGCCACATGACCAACACGCGCAACACGCCTGCCGAAGCGCTGGAAGCCGAACTGCCGTTAGTCGTTGAAGAATATCGCCTGAAGCGAGACAGCGGCGGCGATGGGCAGTGCAAAGGCGGCGACGGCGTCATCAAGCGCATCCGGTTTCTCGCGCCTGCTCGAGTAACCCTGTTTGGCGACCGGCGTCGATCCTCGCCCTACGGATTGGCGGGCGGAATGAACGGCAGCCCGGGGGGCCAGCGTCTAATAAGAGGCAACGAGACGATTGAACTGCCCGCCAAGGGCGAGGCGGACGTTCAGACCGGCGACTTGCTCATCATAGAAACGCCTTCGGGAGGCGGTTATGGCCCAAAGGTATAA
- a CDS encoding YceI family protein: MRKIVPAVLFIAAVASAFAAPKTFVFGKGSDAQQLATVESQAPFETFTGRSSKLTGSVQFDPDKRTGSGSFEINVASIDTGIAMRNEHMTDVGWLDAAKHPTIKFVSTNVRHKSGDIYAVTGDFTLKGVTKRITIDVRVRYMPASDQTRAARFRGDVLHVQSTFKVKLADHNIKHASINQGKVGETVTITISAFGQTG, encoded by the coding sequence ATGAGAAAAATAGTTCCCGCTGTGCTTTTTATAGCGGCAGTTGCTTCTGCCTTCGCCGCTCCCAAAACGTTCGTTTTCGGCAAGGGCTCCGACGCGCAACAGTTGGCGACCGTCGAGAGCCAAGCGCCCTTTGAGACCTTCACCGGACGCAGTTCCAAATTGACAGGCTCCGTCCAATTCGATCCCGATAAACGCACCGGTTCGGGCTCGTTCGAGATCAACGTGGCCTCGATCGACACCGGCATCGCCATGCGAAACGAGCACATGACCGACGTCGGATGGCTCGACGCGGCCAAGCATCCGACCATCAAGTTTGTTAGCACAAACGTTCGTCACAAAAGCGGCGACATCTACGCTGTAACAGGCGATTTCACCCTTAAGGGCGTAACCAAGCGAATTACGATCGATGTTCGCGTCCGCTATATGCCCGCCAGCGATCAGACGCGCGCAGCCCGTTTCAGAGGCGATGTCCTGCACGTTCAGTCAACCTTTAAGGTCAAGTTGGCGGATCACAATATCAAACATGCGTCGATCAACCAGGGCAAGGTGGGCGAAACCGTTACCATTACGATCAGCGCGTTTGGGCAGACCGGATAA
- a CDS encoding transposase, with translation MDAERSTRVITWPHQPPHVFEPNRHYIVTGATYQKARLFRSADERNILLATLLGEAEAHEWRLEAWAVFSNHYHFVGISPEKCDLTALIRSIHSKSAREINRIHSEPGCQVWWQYWDTIIGSDKALYARLHYVHANPVRHGYQKHPRMYRWCSYAWMEQGYPDSYVKTVTSFKYDLIRVPDDF, from the coding sequence ATGGACGCAGAACGCTCAACCCGTGTCATTACTTGGCCGCATCAGCCGCCGCACGTCTTTGAACCGAATCGCCACTACATTGTAACCGGAGCCACATACCAGAAGGCGAGATTGTTCCGGAGCGCAGACGAACGAAACATACTACTCGCCACCTTGCTCGGAGAAGCTGAAGCCCACGAGTGGCGGCTCGAAGCTTGGGCAGTATTTTCAAACCACTATCACTTTGTTGGGATTTCTCCCGAGAAGTGCGACCTGACCGCGTTGATAAGGTCTATCCATTCGAAATCGGCGCGCGAGATAAACCGAATTCACAGCGAACCGGGTTGCCAAGTTTGGTGGCAATACTGGGACACCATCATAGGCTCGGACAAGGCGCTCTATGCAAGGTTGCACTATGTGCATGCTAACCCTGTTCGACATGGTTATCAAAAACATCCGCGGATGTATCGCTGGTGTTCTTATGCGTGGATGGAACAAGGGTATCCCGATTCGTACGTCAAGACGGTTACATCGTTTAAGTACGATTTGATAAGAGTGCCGGACGATTTTTAG
- a CDS encoding cysteine desulfurase, translating into MIYLDHAATTPVDKRVLDAMLPYFCDCFGNPSSIHCCGRQSREAVETAREQIATLIGAASPAEIVFTSGGTEADNLAIFGTVCASKGKGRHIVTSKIEHGAVKQACKKLEHDGYEVTYLGVDGEGRVSPKELEAAIRPDTVLITIMHANNEIGTVQPIPELARIAKLNGIPFHTDAVQTVGKLPICVDALNVDLLSLSGHKIYGPKGIGALYVRKGCRMLPFQTGGEQERGRRGGTHNVPGIVGLGMAAALADAEMEDEAPRLARLRDRLIKQVLERAPTAQLTGSMTHRTPHNAHFTFVGVQGDALVAALDRRGVCASAGSACHSGMGGVSGAVAALGLPPERQEGSLRLTVGKLNDEAQIDQAVVALLESLRDLL; encoded by the coding sequence ATGATCTACCTTGACCACGCTGCCACGACGCCGGTCGACAAGCGCGTTCTGGACGCGATGCTGCCCTACTTTTGCGATTGCTTTGGCAACCCCTCTTCCATCCACTGTTGCGGGCGACAATCGCGCGAGGCGGTCGAAACGGCGCGAGAGCAGATCGCAACGCTGATCGGCGCGGCATCGCCTGCCGAGATCGTCTTCACCAGCGGCGGCACCGAGGCGGACAATCTAGCCATTTTCGGCACGGTCTGCGCCTCTAAAGGCAAAGGGCGGCACATTGTAACCTCCAAAATCGAGCACGGCGCCGTCAAACAAGCCTGCAAGAAGCTCGAGCACGACGGATACGAAGTTACCTACCTGGGGGTTGACGGAGAAGGGCGCGTAAGTCCGAAAGAATTGGAGGCGGCGATAAGGCCGGACACCGTGCTGATTACGATCATGCACGCTAATAACGAGATCGGCACGGTGCAGCCGATTCCAGAATTGGCGCGGATTGCAAAACTGAACGGGATACCGTTCCATACCGACGCGGTGCAGACAGTGGGCAAACTGCCGATCTGCGTCGACGCGCTGAATGTCGATCTGTTGTCGTTGTCTGGGCACAAGATATATGGACCTAAAGGCATTGGGGCGCTCTATGTGCGCAAGGGTTGTCGAATGTTGCCTTTTCAGACGGGCGGAGAGCAGGAGCGCGGACGGCGCGGGGGCACGCACAACGTGCCGGGCATCGTGGGCTTGGGCATGGCGGCGGCATTGGCCGATGCAGAGATGGAGGACGAGGCGCCTCGCCTGGCTCGCCTGCGCGATCGTCTGATAAAGCAAGTATTGGAGCGCGCGCCGACCGCGCAACTGACCGGCTCGATGACGCACAGAACGCCGCACAACGCGCACTTCACATTTGTGGGCGTTCAGGGCGATGCGCTGGTAGCGGCATTGGATCGCCGAGGGGTTTGCGCGTCGGCGGGATCGGCCTGCCATAGCGGCATGGGCGGCGTCAGCGGCGCCGTCGCGGCATTGGGTTTACCGCCCGAACGCCAAGAGGGCAGCCTGCGCCTGACCGTGGGCAAACTGAACGACGAAGCCCAGATCGATCAGGCTGTCGTTGCGCTTTTGGAGAGTTTGAGGGATTTGTTGTAA